From Halorussus lipolyticus:
ATCGCGCCGTGGGAGAACGGCGTCCCCGAGAGGGTGCAGGCGTCGTTGACCAGATAGCGCGTCCGGAAGTTGTCGCTGGCGTCTACCACGAAGTCGTAGTCCGCGATTAACTCCTCGGCGTTGTCGGGTTCGACGCGGACGTGGTGGGTCCGAACGTCCACGTCGGGGTTGAGGTCGGCCACGAACTCCGCCGCCGACTCGACTTTCGGTCGGCCTACGTCGTCGTTGCCGTGGATAATCTGGCGCTGGAGGTTGCTGAGTTCCACCTCGTCGTCGTCGGCGATGCCCAGTTCGCCGACGCCCGCCGCCGAGAGGTACTGGATGACCGGCGCTCCGAGGCCGCCCGCGCCGACGACCAGCACCGAGGCGTCGAGCAGGGCCTGCTGGCCCTCGGGTCCCACCTCGTCCATGATGATGTGCCGCGAGTAGCGGTCGAGTTGGGTCGGGTCGAGTGAGAGGCTCATAGCCGAGGCTTGGTGGTCTCTGGGTAAAAAAGCGCCGCTGGCCGATGTGAAAGAGTGAAAATTCGAGTGTGTGGTGGGGTGGCGTTACTTCGCGCGACCCTGACCGCCGTTGTTGCTCGGGCGGTTGTGTTCCGTGCCCTTGCCCTTCTGCTGGAGGCCGCGGTTGTCCTGTCCCGCACTGGTCAGGCCCCGGAAGGCCCGACCCTTGTGGGAGTCGTCGCAAATCCAGTTGAGGTCGTCGTCGTTCTGGATGGCACCGTGTTCCGGGTCCAGCAGAATCACTTCGAACCACTTCTGGCTACCGTCCTCGCCGACCCAGTAAGAGTTCAGCACGCGCAGGTTGCGGTACTTCCGGCTGGAACGCTCCTCGGCGATGCGCTGGAGGTTCTTGCGCCGGTAGATGCGGTTGACACCCTGCCGCTTCGAGCGTCGGCCAGCGGTGAACCGCTCCTTGCGGGCCGAGCCTTTGCGAACGCTGACGCGGGCCACGACGACGCCCTGCTTGGCCTTGTAGCCGAGTTCGCGGGCCTTGTCGAGGCGGGTCGGTCGCTCGACTCGCTCGATAGCGCCTTGGTCGCGCCATTCCTGCTTTCGTTGCCACTGGAGTTCGGCGAGATCGCCGTCGTCCGGGTCCTTCCACGCGTCCTTGATGTGGGAGTAGAAGCTTTTTGCCATGTGTATCACCACGGGCGTTGGGTGGTTCAGTCCGCGAGGAGCGGACCACATTCCGTCCTGTGGAAACAGGTGCCCGCTGGTGCCCGTCTACCAGCGAGTTGCCGAAATTTCTCGTCGTCGGGGTTTAAGGGCTTCGTCTTCGCTCTGCGTGGGTTGGTTGCGTCCGGCCGAAACTCCGTTGCAGACCGTTTCATTCACCCGTTTTCGACTGAATCTGACTGCCGATAGATTACTCGGCGGATAACAAAGGTCCCCGAGCGTCAGGTATCCCTATGGCACACACCAACGCCAGCGACCGACCGAGCGGTGACCGAGTGGCCGACGAGCGACCGACCCAGCGCACGGGAGGACGGTAACGTGGCTATCCTCGAACTCGCCATCGCGTTCTTCGTCCTCGCAATCATCGCCGGTGCGGTCGGCGCGGGCGGCGTCGCGGGACTGTCGATGGACGTGGCCAAGTGGCTGGTAATCGTCTTCCTCGTGTTGGCCGTGGTCTCGCTGGTGTTGTGAGACCGCGAGGAGACGCCGGCCGCCGACGCCGCGAGGAGGGCAGTCCGACGTGACGACGGAGGCGTGAGCAGACAGAGGTGAACGTCCTCGGACCGGTCGCAAATAACTGCGGGGCGGAAGCCGTCAGTAGACGACGCCGAACAGGCCGTTCGACGAGTCGTCGTCGCCGTAGCCCGTGCCGTTGGCCACGTCGATGTTGTCGGTCAGGTAGTAGCCGTCGTCGATGGTGCTGTCCCACACGTCGAGGAACGTCCGGCGCGAGTCGGCGAAGCGCCAGTCGTTGTAGCAGTGACACTCGGGGTCGTGGTGGGCCTGCGCGACGACCGCGTAGTCGTCGCTATCGTCGGTCGGCAGGTTGTAGAGGCGGCCGTGCCACTGCGAGGAGGGTCCGGTCGGTTTCGAGGCGTGAACGTCCTGCTTTTTCATCGTCGTACCGTTGTCCAGCAAGACGTATCGGTCGCCGGCGAAGCCTTCCCAGTAGCCGTTCCACGCGGCCTGATTGTACATCTTGGTATCGACCTCGCTGGCGTTCATCCCGAGATAGCGCCGCCAGCCGACGTTGATGGGACCGGTCCGGACCAACTGGTCGCCGTCCTTGTAGACGTACAGCGGGCCGTAGTAGTAGGGCTGGCTCTGGGTGCTCACGTCTCCGGAGGTGGACACGTCGCCAGACGACTGCAACTGCTCACGCTCGGCCTGCTCGGCGGCGGCGTGCTCCTCGGGGGCACCGATGACGGCCGTCTCGCGGTAGGTCCGGGTGAACGCTCGGTCCGGATTCGTGTACTCGGCGGGAATCGCATCGCGGGGGACCTCCTCGGTCTCGAACGAGACGGCCTTGTCGCCGTACCGGCCCACGAGGTCCGAACTCACGAAGCGGTCCTCGTGGCGGTAGGTGTCGCCGTCGGGGACGAACTTGTGGATGCGTCGGCCGGTCGCAGTAATCGGACCCTCGCTGGTCGCAGTGGCCGCGCCAGCGCCGACGACCGTGGTTCCGAGGACGGCCGCGGTCGTTTGCAAGAACTGTCGCCGATTCGTGTTTACGCCGTTTTTATCGTTCATTTTAGACCACGAATAGAACCAATAAATAGAGGATAAAAAAGTTATGTATTAAATAGGTTCGATTTGACAAATTGTGGCGTAACGAGGCGCGAGTGTCGATACTGGGCTACTGACGGGACGAGGAGAGGGGCAGACGACGATTTGGGGCGGTCGAGAAGTCGCTCGAACTGGGGCGACGCCAAAAGTGTGCGGACGCGGACCTCAGGGCGCGTGGTCCCGAACGGTCTCGAAATCGCCGTCGGCGAGCGAGTCGGCCACCGCCGCGATGTCCACGTCGTCGGGGACGAGTCGGGGATACTTCCGGGCAAAGTAGCTGACGATGTTGTCCGCGTCGCGTTCGAGGAACTCGTCGGCGTTCTCGTGGTCGGTCTCGACCGCTTGGGGCCAGTCGAAAATCGTGATGCCCTCGCTGTTGACGAAGACGTTGTACTCGCTCATGTCGGCGTGGACGTAGCCCTCGGCGTAGGCGTCGGCCATCTCCGACAGGATGAGGTCGAGGAGGGGCACGACCTGCTCGTCTTCGAGTTTGGTCCGGGAGAGTTCCACGCCGTCGATTTTCTCCATGACGATAGCGTGGCGGTTGTGGTCCACCGGCCGGGGCACCTTCACGTCGGGGTAGAGACCTTCGAGCGCGTCGTACTCGCGCTCGGCGGCCTTCCGGGCGGTGTAGAACCACGAGACGTGTTCTCGGTCGGAGGTGTAATCGCGCTCCTTCATCACCTCGCGGAAGTTGGTGTAGCCCTCCCGGTGGTACTTCAGCGCGAGCGGTTTGTACGACTGGACCTCGTACACGTCGCTCTCCTTGCCGACGCCGAGGGGCGACCCGAACCCTTCCAACGTCTCGCGCTCGGCGAAGGTGTGGAGCGCCAGCGCGTCGTAGCCCTCGAACTTGAGTCGATAGCCCTCGTACTGAATCGTCTGGCGTTCGACGAGTTCCCGGTCGAGACACCGGTCGAGTCGATAATCTACCTCCTCGGCGGTCAACCGCGAGAACTCCGGCAACTTCTCGCGGGCGACCCACTCCGAGAAGCGCATCCCCTGCTCGATGCCGGACAGCAGATGGAAGTCCTCGGGTTCCAACTCGGCCAGCATGCCCGCGACGTTCTGTACCATCACCGCCCAGTAGACGCCCGGCGGATAAAAGCCCCGCGCAACGCGGCCTCCGACTGTCAGTCGTCCTCCTCGGGCAGAACGTCCCACTTGACTGACGACCTTTTAGCTCTATAAATTATTTGTTGCGATAGGAAATATCGCCTCCCGCGCCAATTGGCCTTTCAGAAAGCACAGTCGAAAACTGCGGCGTGAGCCACGGCCCGTCGGGCCGAAGGTCCGACAGATGGCGAACCGCGCGAGGCCAGCCGAAACCGGAATCGTGGTTTCGACTGCGCATCTGACTACCGCTCTCTGAACCGTCGAAACTGTTTTGTATCGCTTCTCACGACCTGCGAGAAACTGCACGTTGTGAGCGACGGCCGCGTGTAAGTCGGTGCAAACGGTCGAGGCTTCCCGTCGGAGACGGATTCGCCCCGGAATCCAGAGTCTCGTCGGCCAGTCGAAGGGCACGACAAGAACTGTGTCTGTTTCTACAATATACGGTTGTCTTTGAGACTTGTACCTATATGCCTAAGCAAATTCTAATTATTCCCGAACTATCGGCCAAGTGAGTACGCTTCACGACAAAAAAGGACTGCCCGTCGCGGACTGCTTGATGGCTACTGGTTCTGCATCCAGTGCTTGACCGAAAACGGGACGTTGGCGCAGTCCATCGCACAGTTGCTCTCGGAGTCTTTCAGCGATAGCCCCGAGTAGTCCACCACGGTCAGCACGGCCCAGTAGTGGTTCGGCGATTCGAGCGGGTTCTCTGGACCCAACCCCTCGACGCTGATTCGCTCGCGCTCTAACGCATAGCCCGCCGAATCGCTCTTAATCGTCCCGCCGAACGCCCGCGAACTGCCCTCCTCGAACGTCCCCGGAACGACCGTGTTGTCGTCGCGGTCCACGATGGTAATCTGGTAGCCCAACGGGACGCTCCGCTCGATGCCGAGTTTGAGACTGAACACCAAGTCGCCGGTGTACTCGCCACCGAATCCGTCGGTGAACTCGCGGATGGTGTCGTCCTCTACGTCCTCGCCGGGCGGCGTGAGAGCCGCGAAGCTAATCATGCCGTCCTGTGCCGCGACTGTCTCCGCCATCGCACTCGTGCCCGTGACGGCGAGCGCGCCGAGGCCGAGACCCTTGATGAGGTCCCGGCGCTCGATACCGCCTTGGTCGTCTGGGCGTTCGCTGGGCATTTTACGGGACGGTGAAGCCGTGTGCGACCGTGGCTATAGATCTCTCGTTTGGATCCGTCGAAGGGTCATCGCAGACTCTGAAGTCGTAGGTTCCTCTCATCGGGTGGCCCTCCGTCTCCACCATCTCTGCTCCCTGAAGGCCGGAGAAATTAATGCATGAGAGGAAAAGGACGTAGTTACCTGGGGTCAGGTCCTCGACGCTGAAGTTCTGGCGGATTTCCATCATTCCGTCGGTGTCTGCTTTCACTTCCTCGATTGACCCTTTTACCGTCCCTTCTTCGAAGACCTCTTTGGTAACTCGCATGCGGTCTTCTCCTTTCGACAGGACGGCCCACGACTTTCCGATCACCGTCTCGACATCCGGAGTTCCCATGTTAGTCTTCAGAACTATGTCGTAGGTGCTGTCCGTCTGAGTAGGGTCCAATTCTGGAGGGGTCCCGTTGATTTCGTCGTCCTCCAAGTCTTCGTCCGGGGGCGTGAACCCGGCATTCACAGCACCTTGTGCCGCCACTCCACCACTCATCGCACCAACGCCCGCGAGGCCCATCGCGCCGAAGCCGAGACCTTTCAGGATGTCTCGCCGCTCTATTCCACTATCGCCGGTATCTGGTGTCTTTTCTCCCATGGCACCATCTATCTCGGTCGCCGGACAGGATATTATAAAGCCCCAATCGTTCACGGCTAAAATAAACGATTTGCCGAGGGTAAGGCCTCATACTACGCTTCGGAGCGTTCGAAACCTGTCGGCTCGACGCCAGAGAGCCTATTTTTCTCAGTCTACCCAAGACCGCACAGACATATCGACTAATGAAGGAGTTTCTTCGAGACGTATGAATCCAACGGCCAGTTGATGCCGAGTTCCTAAACCCGCGGGAACGATTTGCGTCGGCCTAACGCGGATAATCGCTCTGCGCTGTCGATGAACGGAATCCAAAGAGGACCGGCTTTCTTGCGCCCGGAGAGCGGTATCGGCTACGACCGTGCGAACGTCCCGGTGAACTGGTCGGAGTCGCGGGTCTTGGCGTCGAGTTCGTCTTCTACGTCGGGCCGAGGAGCGCCCCCGTCTGCGTCTAACGCCGCGTCCAGCACGTGGAGCGTGAAGCGGTACTCGTGGGGGTCGTCGCCCGCCAGCGGGCAGGGGCCGCGATAACCGACCTCGTCGAAGTCGTTCTCGCCCTGCTTCGCGCCGTCGAGTTCCGAGGACTCCTCGGCCGGGTCGATGGCCTCCGGAATTTGGGCCGTGTCGGCCCCTGAAAACAGTGGGACCGTTACTGGGTCTCCTCGGGGTCCTCGGAGGCAGAACCGCCGAACAGTCCGGCACACACCGCCGCCCACGTCCGGGTTCGCTTGGTACGCTTACCGCCGAGTCGGTTCAGGTCCATATCTAGTTTAGGCCTCCCTAAACCACTTAACTGTTTACCTTCCCAACCGAGGAGACCCGGCGGCCTTCGCAATCCACTTTGCCACCTCGCTCGAAGCACTCGACATGACCCTATCCGACCGCGAGTGGCGGCTAGTTCGGGAGGAGTCCCGGCGCGGCCCGCTCAACATGGCGCTGGACGAAATCGCCGCGGAGACGGCCGCCGAGGACGGTCTGCGGACGGTTCGAGTGTATCAGTGGGACCCGAGTACCCTCTCGCTGGGCTACCGGCAGGCCCCCGAGAGCGTGGCGTGGGACTACTGCGACCGCGAGGAGATTACGGTCACGCGCCGACCAACCGGCGGCGGCGGCATCTACCACGACCGGTACGCCGACATCTCCTACTCCATCATCGCGCCCGCCGACGAACTGCCGGGCGACCTGATGGAGACCTACGAACTCCTCTGTGAACCGGTCTTCGACGCCTTCGAGCGACTCGGAATCGACGCTCGGTTTACCGCCGACGAGATGCCGGCTATCCACCAACCGGCCTGCTACCTCCGGGAACTCCACCCGGCCCACGACATCGTGGCGGGCGAGGGCCGGAAGATTTCGGGCAACGCCCAGTACCGCCAGAAGGACGCCGTGATTCAGCACGGGTCGCTCAAGTTCGACCTCGACGCCGAGCGCCACCTCTCGGTGTTCTCGGACCCCGAGACTACCCCTGACGAGTTCCGAGAGCGCGTGACGACGATGAACGAGCAAGTGGGCGTGAGCAGGACAGAAGCAGTCGAAGCGGTCGAGGAGGCCCTCCGGGAGTGGGCCGACGCCGACGAGGGCGGGTGGACCGACGACGAACTCGCCCGAGCAGAGGACCGCGCCACGGAGAAGTTCGAGAGCGGCGCGTGGGTCCGGGACCGCGAGGACCCGACAGCGTAGTCAGAGTCCGAACGTCTCCGGGCCGTCACCGCCGAACTCCTCGACGATGGCGTCGTGGATGTCGGAAATCGGCGGCTGGTCGCGGGTCGGGTCGAGGGGATGCTCGCTGATCCACTTGTACCGGACGACGCCGTCCTCGCCGAGGAGGAAGCACGACCGGCGCGCTCTCGGGACGAGTTTGAACGCTCGGTAGTCCACGTCGAAGGCCTCGGCGAGGGCCAAGTCGGTGTCGGCGTAGAGGGGGAACTGGAGACCGAGGTGGTCGATGAACTTCCGGTGGGTGAACGCTCGGGACTTGCTGACGCCGACGACCTGCACGCTGTCGTCGCTGGTGAACCAGTCGTAGTCCCGGAAGGAACACCAC
This genomic window contains:
- a CDS encoding redoxin domain-containing protein, with translation MSDAPGVAVGEHVGDVAETLVYPDASAAETRLSDLLDDGPVLLTFYTNDFSPDCIKEWCSFRDYDWFTSDDSVQVVGVSKSRAFTHRKFIDHLGLQFPLYADTDLALAEAFDVDYRAFKLVPRARRSCFLLGEDGVVRYKWISEHPLDPTRDQPPISDIHDAIVEEFGGDGPETFGL
- a CDS encoding YbhB/YbcL family Raf kinase inhibitor-like protein translates to MFSGADTAQIPEAIDPAEESSELDGAKQGENDFDEVGYRGPCPLAGDDPHEYRFTLHVLDAALDADGGAPRPDVEDELDAKTRDSDQFTGTFARS
- a CDS encoding serine/threonine-protein kinase RIO2; translation: MVQNVAGMLAELEPEDFHLLSGIEQGMRFSEWVAREKLPEFSRLTAEEVDYRLDRCLDRELVERQTIQYEGYRLKFEGYDALALHTFAERETLEGFGSPLGVGKESDVYEVQSYKPLALKYHREGYTNFREVMKERDYTSDREHVSWFYTARKAAEREYDALEGLYPDVKVPRPVDHNRHAIVMEKIDGVELSRTKLEDEQVVPLLDLILSEMADAYAEGYVHADMSEYNVFVNSEGITIFDWPQAVETDHENADEFLERDADNIVSYFARKYPRLVPDDVDIAAVADSLADGDFETVRDHAP
- a CDS encoding DUF1328 family protein, whose product is MLELAIAFFVLAIIAGAVGAGGVAGLSMDVAKWLVIVFLVLAVVSLVL
- a CDS encoding 50S ribosomal protein L15e gives rise to the protein MAKSFYSHIKDAWKDPDDGDLAELQWQRKQEWRDQGAIERVERPTRLDKARELGYKAKQGVVVARVSVRKGSARKERFTAGRRSKRQGVNRIYRRKNLQRIAEERSSRKYRNLRVLNSYWVGEDGSQKWFEVILLDPEHGAIQNDDDLNWICDDSHKGRAFRGLTSAGQDNRGLQQKGKGTEHNRPSNNGGQGRAK
- the ubaA gene encoding SAMP-activating enzyme E1 is translated as MSLSLDPTQLDRYSRHIIMDEVGPEGQQALLDASVLVVGAGGLGAPVIQYLSAAGVGELGIADDDEVELSNLQRQIIHGNDDVGRPKVESAAEFVADLNPDVDVRTHHVRVEPDNAEELIADYDFVVDASDNFRTRYLVNDACTLSGTPFSHGAIYKFEGQVTTFTTEGPCYRCLFPEAPPQGMVPDCASTGVLGVLPGTVGCIQATETVKYLLCEDGGLDSAELLDGRMIFYDAMEMSFEEVEFKPNPDCPVCGENPIDSVAQVEYTEEACPVSAD
- a CDS encoding lipoate--protein ligase family protein, with translation MTLSDREWRLVREESRRGPLNMALDEIAAETAAEDGLRTVRVYQWDPSTLSLGYRQAPESVAWDYCDREEITVTRRPTGGGGIYHDRYADISYSIIAPADELPGDLMETYELLCEPVFDAFERLGIDARFTADEMPAIHQPACYLRELHPAHDIVAGEGRKISGNAQYRQKDAVIQHGSLKFDLDAERHLSVFSDPETTPDEFRERVTTMNEQVGVSRTEAVEAVEEALREWADADEGGWTDDELARAEDRATEKFESGAWVRDREDPTA